TTCTCCCGGTGACAGCCCGGTTAAAGATGTCCAAAAGGTCATGGACAAGTCATGTAATTGTCGCTGCCAAGATCCATTACCTGATGGTTTAATAACAATTTGCCTTGCCCATCCCCCTTTCTTTGTTTACTGTTAGTCACATCGATGGTGATTGGTCAGGTGACTCCTGATTGAATCGATAAGGCGGCAGAACCCCGCCAAAAGCGGTGAGTCAAAGGAAGGATACTGCCGGTAACCCCCCCTAGGCGGTGTGACGCGGGAAGATTCGAGTATGAGCTAGAAGGTTCGATAGGCAGCACAAGGGACAGCTTGGGCTTCAGGAACAGGCATAACTAAGAGTAATTGCCCCAGATTGAGTCAGGCTCTGGGAGATCGAGAGCAGTATAAGAAAACTTTTGAAAGTGATGATCGTGTGCCTGTTGAGACTATAGAATCCTCAGTCTTCTGCAGATCGTACGTGCCCAAAACTgtcaggaagaaaaaaaaatctgACTGACCGCTTGACGACACAGAAGAACCCACGTTTGACCCTAGCCACAGCTCATCCGCTTATCACCACGCCCGATAGCAGTGGCGCTTTTGCAAAATCTCCCCTCTTCGCTCTTTTCTTGCTTAGGATCTTCCAACGTTTCCCTCCAACCTCAATATAGACAACATCCTCCGCTCAACACCTCCCCGCACCATTCCCCCCTCTCTTACGGTCCGATTTATAATCATCGCCTAATTTATCCACACAATGAGTGTCGTCGGTATCGATTTCGGTGCCCAGAGCACCAAGGTTGGTGTTGCACGGAACAAGGGTATTGATATTGTGCGTATATGCCCCTTGGCTGCATTTGTTCCTTCTTGAATCAATTGCTGGAACAGCTCGCGCTGACGCATTTGTCTATCCACAGATCACCAATGAAGTCTCCAACAGATCCACTCCGTATGTGCAAACTTCCCCATCAGATGTCTGCCCTCATATCGCGGTGCTGACTATATTTTCATTGTAGGACATTGGTCGGATTCGGCACCAGAAGCAGACACATTGGCGAGGGCGCAAAGACACAAGAAATGTCCAACCTGAAGAACACGGTTGGCAATCTCAAGCGTCTCATCGGCCGTTCATTCAACGACCCCGATGTGGAGATTGAGCAGAAGTACACCTCAGCGGCTATCTGTGATGTAAACGGTCAGGCTGGTGTTGAAGTGAGCTACCTcggcaagaaggagaagttcTCGGCGACGCAGCTGGCTGCCATGTACCTCACCAAGATCAGAGACATCACATCCAAGGAGCTGAAGCTCCCTGTCTCCGACGTCACAATCAGCGTTCCCGCTTGGTTCACAGATGCTCAGCGTCGCGCCATGATTGATGCCGGTGAGATTGCCGGTCTCAAGGTTCTGAGACTCATCAACGATACCACTGCTACCGCCCTTGGCTACGGTATCACCAAGCTTGATCTCCCCGGCCCCGAGGAGAAGCCCCGCAGAGTGATGTTTGTCGATATCGGACACAGCGACTACACTGCCTCCGTTGTCGAGTTCAGAAAGGGTGAGCTCAACGTCAAGGCTACCGCCTACGATCGTCACTTTGGTGGTCGTGATTTCGACATAGCCCTCACGGAGCACTTTGCCGATGAgttcaaggagaagttcAAGATTGACGTCCGTTCCAACCCCAAGGCGTATGCCCGTACTGTTGCCGCGgccgagaagatgaagaaggtcCTTTCCGCTAACCCTGCTGCCCCTATGAGCATCGAGTCACTCATGGAAGACGTTGATGTCCGCTCCATCGTCAAGCGCGAGGAGCTCGAAACCATGGTCAAGCCTCTGCTTGAGCGTGTCACCATCCCCATTGAAGAGGCTCTTGCTGAGGCCAAGCTCAAGCCTGAGGACATTGACACGATCGAGATGGTCGGTGGCTGCACCCGTGTCCCAGCTATCAAGGAGGCCATCTCCAAGTTCTTCGGCAAGACCCTGTCCTTCACCCTCAACCAGGACGAGGCCATTGCTCGTGGTTGCGCCTTCAGCTGtgccatcctctcccccGTCTTCCGTGTCCGTGACTTCTCCGTGCACGACATTGTCAACTACCCCATCGAGTTCACATGGGAGCAGTCGGCCGACATCCCCGACGAGGACACTAGCCTCACTGTCTTTAACCGTGGCAACGTCATGCCATCAACCAAAATCCTCACATTCTACCGCAAGCAGCCTTTCGATTTGGAGGCTCGCTACGCTAAGCCCGACATGCTTCCTGGCAAGATCAACCCTTGGATTGGCCGCTTCTCCGTCAAGGGTGTCAAGGCTGATGCCAACGACGACTTCATGATCTGCAAGCTCAAGGCTAGACTGAATCTGCACGGTATTCTGAACGTCGAGTCTGGTTACTACGTTGAGGATGTGGAGGTTGAGGAACCCGTTGACGAGGACAAGATGGACACTGATGCTCCCGAGGGCGAGCAGCCCAAGAAGACGCGCAAGGTCAAGAAGCAGGTCCGCAAGGGTGACCTGCCCATCTCCACCGGCACCAACAGTGTTGATCAGACCGTCAAGGAGACCTGGATCGAGCGTGAGAATGCTATGTACATGGAGGACAAGTTGATTGCCGAGAccgacgagaagaagaacgagcTCGAGTCGACCATCTACGAGCTTCGTGACAAGATCGACGGCGTCTATGCCGAGTTTGCcagtgaggaggagaaggacaagCTGCGTGCCAAGCTGACCGATATGGAGGTGAGTACAATGTCTTGTCCACATACAGGACGCAGGAACTCGAAGCTAACGCGCTACGTAGGACTGGCTCTacgaggagggcgaggacaCTACCAAGTCCGTCTACGTTGCcaagctggatgagatccGCTTCATCGCTGGTCCCATCGTCCAGCGgtacaaggagaagatcgaggccGAGCGCCAGGCTATCCTGAAGGcccaggaggaagaggcggcCAAGAAGCGCGCCGAAGAGGAGGCCAAGCgcaaggcggaggaagaggccaagaaggcggaggagaccaagcctgatgaggagatgaaggatgcTCCCGCAGAAGGCGAGGCGGCCCCCGCTGAgggcgaggagaagcagcagtgaagaagaaaagtCTTTTACCCTTTCGATATCAAATGAGTACGACTCTCGCTTAGAAAGCCTGATGACAATGGCCATGAAACGGTGAAGCAATACATCCGATCCATGATTCTCTTTTCTTGTGAACTTGTTATATCTTCTCTGTTACCTTTCTAGTGTAGAATGTTGTCTTGGTGGTATTGTTTTTACACAACCTACCTAATCATTTTGGCACTGACACTCGCACCACTCGTGGGTGACTGTCGCCATATGGCTTATGATTCATGAGAAAAAGCacacaagaagaagagttaGATATATGAAGCGTGGATAGAGTTCAGGCAGCCAATTTCCTCTCTTGTTttcctcgttttctttcGAGTCCATTCATTGATGTAACCATGTCCGGAGCACATCGTACCTTTTAAGACTCCCGGCTCGGCGTGTCATGTCACTTAACCTTTGCCGGGTCGATCTCGTGTTCTCGTCCACTTTTCTCCGATGAAGTTAGCTCCTCGCGGAATGGCGTCAGGCTTGGATGGCTGAAAATCCGGCGGACCGACTCATCTCACCCTGCCGAACGCAAGGATCTTGGCAGGTGTTTCAAGCATGACTGGCCATTGCGGTCATATTCAACTCGTTACCAGCAAGTCGCAGTTTACGCCTTAAGTCCGGCGACTCCGCCCTATGGGTAGAGAAGCTCGGACTGTGCTGGTGGGTTTTCCTACTAGTCTAGCGGTAATTAGTTGCCATGGGATACACAAAAAAAGGCTTGGAAGCTCAAAGATGAGCATATTCCCTTTTCTTAAATAGTGGCTGATGACTCATGAATTGTTGCCTAGATCTGATAGCAGAAAGGGTACTGCTGTGTTGACCAATTAGGACTTCTGCATAGCCACATCATTATGACTTGCAACTGAGGTGGAACCTGAAACCAGAAAGTGTCCGCCGTCGACAGGGTACTTAACCAGATGTTTCCAGAATCTGCCGTCTCCCGCTCCGGGAGTTGAACAGCAAAGAAGACCACTTGCTCAAGTCACTCGAATCCATGAAACCATTCAACTTAGTTGTTTGCTTTGAAATGCTTTGAAATCGGATTTCAAAACAATCAATGAGAGACCAACTAGATTGCCGGGGATGACTCACGGCGCAAAGCCCCATTGGTCATCGATATGGCGCTGAGTCTGACCGCCGCGATCATTGGCTCTTGGTTTTCCAGGTTCGTCCTCGTATTTGGGGCTTCCGCCAGGCCAGGAAAGTCCTAAACTTATCTAGAGTGGTACCCCGACGGCCGGAAAATTTGGTAATGCAGGCAATCGGCATCTTCTGCGGCCGATGTCCGATGTCAGAATTTCCTGTTAGGGTAAAGACGATCCAGGAGTGGCTCTTTTTCGTATAGGAGATTCACGTTATGGCCAGAGACGGGCGTGAGCCTCCTAAAAAAAAGTTCCTCTGACGTGGGTAAACTGATTCCTCCGTCCCCCGGTCCAGCCCGtaattacggagtagtccATCTGGAGAGGGGGACAGCGAGAAAATTCTGATATAAAATCTCGAGAGCTGTCCTTGTGTAGTCAGTTTGTCAGTTTGCCAGTTTTCGCAATTGAGGTGAACATAAGGTGGAACTTCTggcatctttcttttttcgcTTGGAAGGATCAGTTTGCGCGGATATATCTTACCTTACTCATCGCACCCCGACATAAGCGAGTCAAAATGGCAGCGTCAGCGTCCAGCGTCACGGACGTCGACATCGAGAACGTCCCGAAGGAAAAACTGGACGTCAAAGAAACCGAGAAGGAGCCTGATTTCGAATACCCTGCTCTCTCCAaagtcgtcgtcatcatccttgGTCTGTATCTCGCTGTCTTCCTGGTAGCCCTCGACCAGACCATTATCGGAGTCGCCATCCCCAAGATCACCGATCAGTTCAAGAGTATTGAAGACATTGCCTGGTATGGCAGTGCCTACTTCCTCACATCGACTGCGCTGCAACCGTCGTACGGCCGCATCTATAAGATCTTTAGTGTTGGTTTCCTCCCGTGCTGCATGTGCTGACTACTGGGTCGTTGCTAACGGGTGAGCCTGGATAGGTCAAATGGGCCTTTTTGATAGCCGTCCTCATCTTCGAAATCGGATCGCTCATCTGCGCGGTTGCACCGTCGAGTACCGTTTTGATCGTTGGTCGAGCTATTGCGGGTATCGGTGTTGCGGGTATCTTCTCCGGAGCCATGGTCATCATCTCAGTGACTGGTAGGTCATTCTGCGTATGGGTCTTTGAAAGGAGCACCCATCTGACTCGGATTAGTCCCATTGCCTAAGCGACCTCTTGTGTTTGGTATGTTTGGCATGGTCTGGGGCATTGCCTCGATTGCCGGACCCTTGCTCGGTGGTGCGTTCACCGATGGTGTTTCATGGCGCTGGTGCTTCTATATCAAGTGAGTGGCGCCGCAAGCTAAGCCCTTTCCAGCTtgccagaaaaaaaaatactGACCGCGCTGCAGTCTTCCCATCGGAGGAGTCTCGCTCGCCGTCATCCTGTTTGTCCTCCGACTCCCCGACAAGAACGACTTCTCCGGCAGTCCCATCCTCGAACGGATCCAGCAGCTGGACCTCATAGGCGCCGGTCTACTGATCCCCGCCATCATCTGCCTCTTGCTCGCCTTGCAGTGGGGAGGAAACAAGTACCCCTGGAACAATTCGCGGATCATCGGCCTGTTCGTCGGCTTCGGCGTCATGGCTATCCTCTTTGCATTCTCGCAGGTCAAGTTGGCTGACAAGGCTACCCTGCCCCCGCGCATGTTCAAGAACCGCAGCGTCCTTGCCGCCACGCTCTTTGCTCTGTTCTTCGGCGGTGCTTTCTTCGTCCTGGTCTACTACctgcccatcttcttccagagcgTCAAGGATTCCTCCGCCATGAAGTCCGGCATCCAACTCCTGCCTCTGATGCTAGCCACCGTCGTCTCCTCGATGGTTATGGGCGGCGCCGTCACCGCCGCGGGCTACTACACGCCGTTCCTGATCGGTAGCaccgccatcgccgccatcggAGCCGGTCTCGTCACCATGTACGAGATCGACATCTCCACGGGCAAGTGGATCGGCTACCAGATCGTCCTGGGCGCCGGCGTCGGTGCCGGCTTCCAGATTCCCATGACGGCCGTCCAGACTGTCCTGCCCGCAGAGGATATCCCCATCGGCACGGCGGCGGTCATGTTCTTCCAAACACTGGGCGGCGCGCTGTTCATCGCGGTGGCCCAGTCCGTTTTCCAGAACGGCCTGATCTCCGGGTTGGCCAAGTATGCCCCGACCGTTGACCCGACGGCGATTGTCAAGGCAGGCGCCACGGAGATGAGAACCGTGCTGACCCAACTGGGCCAGTTGGATCAGCTCATGAACGTGATCAAGGCCTACATGGACGGATTGCGGGCTTCATATCGTGTCAGTTTAGCGCTGGTGCTGGTCGCGTTTTTGGCCAGCTTGTTGATGGAGTGGAAGAGCGTCAAGAAAGCGAATAAtggggagaagaaggaagtcaTGGTGGCTGCTATTTAGGTGGTCATCCACagacttttcttttcccgCTGCCTTCTTCATTTTTGCATTCTTCAGACCAAAAAAACATCCATCATAGATTCAGACTGTTAGAACAGCTGGCGGAAATGGGCGGATGGGCATCTTCTTAACTAACGACCCGATTCACGATTTGTACTTAACTATGCACTTCTATTTATACTATACTAATGTCTACTCCACTCGATTTCTCTGTTCCAGACATCTACTCCGAAGCTTCCGGGGATCCAGTTGTAAATGTAAATGGTTTATGCGACGAGTTTGGTGTATAAGGCCATGCATGTCCTGCATTGTGCTCCCTGGATAAAATCGCACCTGGTCTGCCGAGAATTTGTTTGTTCTTTTCCGAGTGCCCAGTGCCCAGAGTCCAAGACAGCCAGTCTACTTCATCCGGCGTACCCAAGGGGTGGAGTCGGTCTTGGCTGCTGCATTACAACTTGATGAGAATCTGAAGGTGACGAACGATGAATAAGATAGACATCTAGATGTGAGAAGCCTTAGAAGGTGATTACCGGTGTTATTAATTGATGACGGTATGGCTGATGGCTGATGGTATCTACATGATTCAGGTAAATAAAAGTCCCGAGACGGCCGATTctgatggctgatgctgtTCCTGGTTTAGTCCCTTggcagtactccgtaatttGATGAGTTCCAATCCACGCCTCAGCTAGGGATGAATGAACATTCTGACTCAAGTATGTTACAATCAGGATAACAATAATGGAGAACCAGAATGCGATGCTCTCAGTACATGTCCAGATGCATTATGGTTGTCTTCCAACTTGTCCAACAGGAGTAGTTACTGTAGTACAGtcggcggaggaggacgaacGGTGCCAAGTGGAGCGAGCGAAAAGCCGGCAAGTTGGCACGCGACGAAGGGGCACTAAATCCATGGctcttcatcaaagtcaCATCCTTGTCTGCCGTTCTGGGAGATTGTCCTAATCGATCAGGACGAGTGCGAACTACGAaccctcttttcccttcttctcctgacCTCTTACCATGATGGCGTGGATAGTTCAGTCCCTCAGAATGTAACACTCCGCCTGCATTCATTTCTTCAACCGCGGATTCCCTCTTATCCCTCTATCACTCCTTGCCTTGTCACCCCTATCACCAACTGGCCTACTCCAGCTTCAAGTGGATCATCTCCCTTGGCGCCCCCCCGTTCTGGGAGAACGGTGGGGAGTTGTCGGATCAACCACTGGGAACTGACTTGGACCATTGCGCCATTGCGATGCTTCCAACTTTCTACTCAAACTATCTATTCTCTGATTTGACCTCGTCTAGTCCTTCTtagtctttctttcttgctCTCGCTCGAATTTCTCATTCTCTATCTAATCTAATCTTATTCCATTAACTGTCACACCCTCATATACTTACGCTACACCTGACAGCCGTAGGCACCGCAGTCTAATTAATTATACCTACTGATTCAGGGCTCGCGATCACGACATCTTCCATTTACTCTCAATCGAACCGCTGCATATTCAGTATCCGGGTGAAGGTTATTCTGGGCCATTCACTGTCGAGCAATCCAGCGCGCATTCCGACAATCCAGGATGCAAACAGAGACGTGACATCCGCCGGCCCCAGATACGCCTTCCTGACCACTTTGATACTCAGTAATCCACAGCAGACATGATCCCAAGGATTTTACGCCTCATCGTCCTTGCGATATGGTCAGCAGAGGCCGTGGCATCGCCCGTCCGTTCCTCCGACCAGGACCACAGCAATGTCAATCATGGCAAGATCCTTACTCACGAACCTGAATACGATCCCCTGTGGGAGAAGTACGGCCTAAACAAGTCGCAAGAATTTAAGTACTTTCATGAACCAGgtaatgatgatatcctggGACACTACGATACGCGCTTTTTCACAGAACCGGTTCCGGACAAAGAGCGCTCCGAGACCATGACGCATATGATTCGCGCCTATCTCAACTTCTTCAATGAGCGTGGCCTGGAGACGTGGATTGCGCATGGAACCTTACTCGGGTGGTGGTGGAATGGCAAGGTACTTTTTGCGCCTAGAAGTTTAGGGACTGTAGCTAATGCCGGCGACGGGGGTGTAGGTTCTACCCTGGGATTGGGACATCGACACACAAGTGCTGGATACCACCCTGCTGCGCCTGGCTGACCAGTTCAACCAAACCGTCGTCCACTACACGGCTGCCGACTCCAGCGTGGAGCGGAGCTACCTCCTGGACGTCAACCCCTGGGCTCGACAGCGCGAACGCGGCCAGGGACTCAATATTATCGATGCGCGGTGGATCGACAGGCGGACGGGTCTCTATATTGATATCACAGGACTGAGTAGGCTGGAACCGGAGAAACCCAGTCTATGGCAGGATAAAAACGACCACAAGTATCAGACAGGGGACATTTACCCCCTGCGCAAGACGACTTTTGAAGGAGTACCGGCCAAGATCCCCTTCGACTACGACTCTGTCTTAATCAAAGAATATACTCAGGAAGCGTTGACGAGCACCAAATTCCACAAGTACGTATCCTCCGGAATTTTTTTGACTCTGAATCTCGTGACTAATTGAGACAGCCATACATGGTATCCTGACTTGGAACAATGGGTTTCCGATCACGACGAGATCGCCAAAGGCAAGCTGAATGACGATCGTCAATATGAGAGGCGGTAATTGCGACATCGTTCTCCTTAGAAGCAACCAAGTTATCACAGATATGGCCATTATCTTCACATACCCTGGACATTGATCTTCATTCGCATATAGCATTTTGTCCGCTGATCTACAGAGGGGTTTTACGTGCTTCTCGGGATTTACTTCTGGCGCACGGGCTGGTGTTTCGGTGTTCTTTGACATTTCCTGCTGGTGTATTCTATATCTCACAGCCTGTACATAGCTCAGACGCGTTCAGCATTACCTCGTCGCGTAACCTACCTAACGATTCTCGAAAGGCCCGTTGAATTCAAACTTGAGTGTTCCAGACCGTACGTAAAAGTTTCCCCAGGGGTGTCTCACGCAATCGTTCGCCAAATACCAAAATACCGAAAACAGCATAGCGATCGACCCCAGACACTAGTGCACTGGTTAGAGTACTCTAGATTGCGCTGATCCCACGAGCTCAGGGGTCTGTTTGTCGGCTTGAGGATTCAGGAGTCGGAGGTCAAGCAATGGAAGTCATGTGATCCTATCGGCTTATCGCTTATCTCCGGCTGACAAACGCAATCGCCGTGGAACGTAATCGAAGTGTTGCCTCCAGCATCTATTCAACTCCAATCTTGCACCCAGTCCCTTCGCTCCTTTCAAAGATCGGGCTCCTCTTGTCTCGAAGAGCTGCATCATGACGGACTCATCAACGCCAGATATGACCTTAACGGTCCACCACCATGGCAAACCACACACCTTCACCCTGGCCCCGGACGCAACACTGCAAGACCTCTCCTCCACCATCGCCGACACCCTCAACATCCCAATCGAGAACCAGAAAATCCTCATCGCCCCGAAACCAGGCATGCAGAAGCACCCCTTCGCGCCGACCCCGCTCTcaaccctcctccccctcaccTCTCCCAAATTCAAACTCACCCTCCTCGGCACCCCAGCCCAGGAAATCGAATCCCTGAACGCCCAAACAGCCGAAACCCGCCGCCGCCTTGAAGCCCgcgccgccgctgccgcaAAACACCGCACCCGGCGCCCCGCTCCCAGCATCGCAGGGGGCATCCACACCCTCTCAAGCGCCGGCAGCAACACCTACACCTTCCACCGGCTCCTCCCGCTCTCATACCTGCCCAATCCGTCGCGGTCGCTGGAGTTTCTGGCCCGCCTGCGTGACGACCCGGGCATCCGCGCCGCCATGGCAAAGCACCGCTTCTCGGTCCCGCTGctgacggagatggatccgGCCGAGCATACCACGAGCGAATCCCGCACGCTCGGTCTGAATCGGAATAAAGGCGAGGTGATCGAGCTGCGGCTGCGCACGGATGCGTACGACGGATACCGCGATTACCGGACGATTCGCAAGACGCTGTGCCATGAGCTGGCGCACTGTGTGTTTAGCGAGCATGATCGGGATTTCTGGGATTTGACGGCGCAGATCGAGAAGGAGGTGGAGCGGGCGGATTGGAAGCATGGGGGAAGGAGGTTAACGGATGAAGAGTTTTATAATCCCGGGGACTGGGAGCGGGAGAAAGATGCGGCTGTGGTGGATGAGAGGGGGTGGACGGGGGGCGAGTTTGTGCTAGGGGGGTTGAGGGATGAGAGCAGTGGTGTAGAAAGTCGACGGGAGATTATAGCTCGcgcggcggaggagaggatgcgcagagagagggagagagaaggggCACAGGGAGGTGATAGATGAGATCTCTTCAGAAGATGGACCGACGACATGACAAATGATGTAACGATTTGATCTGAATACCCTTGCATATTGCATTTGCATTTACATTTGGAAAGATTGAAGATAGATATATACATTAAACCTGCTCGTTCACAAACAAACCAGCCATTCCCTGGCCAGTGCCGATGCACATACTCGTAACCAGGATCTTGCTCTTCGTCCGCCGCGCTTCGCTGAGAATTGTGCAGATCTGACGGGCACCCGTCGCGCCCAACGGGTGGCCGAGCGCAATCGCACCACCGCGCGGGTTGACCTTGGCATGGTCCAGGCCGAGGTTCTTCAGGCAGTACACAGCCATCGAGGCAAAGGCCTCGTTGATCTCGTAGATGTCAATGTCGTCCTTGCTGAGGTTGAACTTGGACAGCAACTTGGGGATCGCCGCGGTGGGACCGATGCCCATCACGCGCGGCGGCACACCGGCGACAGTCGCGCCGCAGAACTTGGCCAGGATGGGCTGGTTGAGCTCGATGGCCTTGGAGCGGCGCATGAGTAGGATAGCAGCAGCTAACAAATTTTTTATTTCCATCAGTACATCGACATCGGATGCAGTGCAAGGGTTGCATGGCTTACCTCCATCAGTAACCTGACTGGCATTACCGCCCGTCGTCCGGGTTCCAAACTGCGGGAACGCAGGCCGGATCTTGCTCAGCGCTTCAACAGTGGTACCATACCGAATGCCCTCGTCGCGGGTAAGGGTCACAGTCTTGACCTCTCCAGTCTTGGGATCCTTCACCTTAGTCGTGATGGGGACGATCTCATCATCGAACCAGCCCGCCTTCTGCGCCGCCTCGGCCCGCCGGAACGACTCCGCCGCGTACGTATCCTGCATCTCGCGCGTGATGTTGAAGTCCGCGCCCACGTTCTCCGACGTCTGGCCCATCGGCTGCATGCAGTCCGCCGCTTCCTGGTTCTTGAGCACCTCCTCGTTGAACGGCCGCGGCAGCCGGTCGCCGCCTGCAGACATCAGCTCCGCGCCGACCGCGATGCCCACGTCGATCGCGCCCAGCTGGATCTGGTTCGCGATGTCTTGCACGGCCTTCAGCCCAGAGGAGCAGAACCGGTTGACCGACGACGCGCCGGCTGTGTGGGGGATGCCGGCGGCGAGGGCGGCCGCGCGCACGAGGTAGGCCGCTTTGCCGTCGTTGACCTGGTACCTGTTAAttgggttttttttttcctgcGTAGAATTGAAACAAAAGTAGGAAACATACATTGCCCAGACAGACGTCCTCGATGAGGGCAGGATCGAGCTTCGACTTCTGCACTACCTCCTTCAATAGAGCGTAGATCATGTAGTCCAGGTCGGTGTCCTTGAAGCCGCCCTTGGCGGCCTTGGTAAGTGGcgtccgcagcgcaagggTGATGACAACGTCATCGGGGTTCTTCTGTGTGCTAGCCGTTGGTCAGTATTATGAACCGCGGTCGGTCGGGCTAAGGATGAAGCATACATGGCGGAGACTCCGCTTCCCCCGGAAGGGCGAAGGTGGTTCAGAAGTGAGCTTAGGCGATCTGCGGCCATTGTGACGGTATTTCTATGGCTGTAAGTGTGAGGTCGACAGTGGACTGAATATTATAGAGCACAACGGTGAGTGGCAAAGCAAGGATCAAGGTGATCATTAATCACCAGGGGTCTGCGGGGAAGCTCAAGTATGCGGAGCTCTAACTAATGGGTAGACTCGGTGCAAATCTGGTATGACTTACGGGGTATATATTCAAATGTCAAGactgaaggaggaagggaaATGCAGGAGATTTCTTGAGCAAAGAATCAGAAGATATTCAAGTGTTATGGAAAAGAGGCAAAAAGTTGAGGTTTATCTACTGCTGCAAAGCCGAGCGGGAGCCGAGGCTCATCATGTCCAAGCACATCCGACAAGTACCCAGACTTTTGATTCACCGCACCCAATAGGTGGTTGGTGCACCTGGTACAGTGTCTTTTTACTTCTCTTACCCGAGTCTATGCGATTCTCAAGGTTAAAGCGAGCTTCGTGTTCGTTTTATAATCAGAAACTCGCTCCGAAACAATTGGGTAGCCTATTATCTACATACGCGTCGTCGGAAATTAAAGCAACTAAAATGATACCCAAACTATAACGCCAAAGACCACGAACTCCATCCAGCCAAGATCCAACTATTCCGTACAAATGCCCTAGTATCCCGGTCCATGGCTTCAGCTATCTTTCTGCACCTCAAAATCTGTGGTGGCCCAAGTCTTCGTTGCTAACGACACTACCAACCTCCGACCAACTGGCGGGAGTGGCTGCACCATCCATGGACCTTCCGAGGTCACTGAGAGTGCCATCTGACGTTGCATCCTCGGCCGACTCATAAACGTGGCTGAAACTATCAGCAGTAGACGGCGTAGATGAACGTTCTTGCTGCTCGAAACCCGTGGAATTCAGTTCCGACAGGTCAGAGAACGGCGATCGGAGCTCACGATTGCTGTCTATAAGTGATGATTCAGGGTGCTCAAAGATGGTTTGAGATCCTTCCTCGGTGTGACTCGACGCAGACATTTGTTCTTGATCCGTTGCGGAAGA
The DNA window shown above is from Aspergillus fumigatus Af293 chromosome 1, whole genome shotgun sequence and carries:
- a CDS encoding putative zinc metalloproteinase produces the protein MTDSSTPDMTLTVHHHGKPHTFTLAPDATLQDLSSTIADTLNIPIENQKILIAPKPGMQKHPFAPTPLSTLLPLTSPKFKLTLLGTPAQEIESLNAQTAETRRRLEARAAAAAKHRTRRPAPSIAGGIHTLSSAGSNTYTFHRLLPLSYLPNPSRSLEFLARLRDDPGIRAAMAKHRFSVPLLTEMDPAEHTTSESRTLGLNRNKGEVIELRLRTDAYDGYRDYRTIRKTLCHELAHCVFSEHDRDFWDLTAQIEKEVERADWKHGGRRLTDEEFYNPGDWEREKDAAVVDERGWTGGEFVLGGLRDESSGVESRREIIARAAEERMRREREREGAQGGDR
- the hsp88 gene encoding Hsp70 chaperone Hsp88; this translates as MSVVGIDFGAQSTKVGVARNKGIDIITNEVSNRSTPTLVGFGTRSRHIGEGAKTQEMSNLKNTVGNLKRLIGRSFNDPDVEIEQKYTSAAICDVNGQAGVEVSYLGKKEKFSATQLAAMYLTKIRDITSKELKLPVSDVTISVPAWFTDAQRRAMIDAGEIAGLKVLRLINDTTATALGYGITKLDLPGPEEKPRRVMFVDIGHSDYTASVVEFRKGELNVKATAYDRHFGGRDFDIALTEHFADEFKEKFKIDVRSNPKAYARTVAAAEKMKKVLSANPAAPMSIESLMEDVDVRSIVKREELETMVKPLLERVTIPIEEALAEAKLKPEDIDTIEMVGGCTRVPAIKEAISKFFGKTLSFTLNQDEAIARGCAFSCAILSPVFRVRDFSVHDIVNYPIEFTWEQSADIPDEDTSLTVFNRGNVMPSTKILTFYRKQPFDLEARYAKPDMLPGKINPWIGRFSVKGVKADANDDFMICKLKARLNLHGILNVESGYYVEDVEVEEPVDEDKMDTDAPEGEQPKKTRKVKKQVRKGDLPISTGTNSVDQTVKETWIERENAMYMEDKLIAETDEKKNELESTIYELRDKIDGVYAEFASEEEKDKLRAKLTDMEDWLYEEGEDTTKSVYVAKLDEIRFIAGPIVQRYKEKIEAERQAILKAQEEEAAKKRAEEEAKRKAEEEAKKAEETKPDEEMKDAPAEGEAAPAEGEEKQQ
- a CDS encoding putative mannosylphosphate transferase (Mnn4), producing the protein MIPRILRLIVLAIWSAEAVASPVRSSDQDHSNVNHGKILTHEPEYDPLWEKYGLNKSQEFKYFHEPGNDDILGHYDTRFFTEPVPDKERSETMTHMIRAYLNFFNERGLETWIAHGTLLGWWWNGKVLPWDWDIDTQVLDTTLLRLADQFNQTVVHYTAADSSVERSYLLDVNPWARQRERGQGLNIIDARWIDRRTGLYIDITGLSRLEPEKPSLWQDKNDHKYQTGDIYPLRKTTFEGVPAKIPFDYDSVLIKEYTQEALTSTKFHNHTWYPDLEQWVSDHDEIAKGKLNDDRQYERR
- the aflT gene encoding MDR family MFS transporter, whose protein sequence is MAASASSVTDVDIENVPKEKLDVKETEKEPDFEYPALSKVVVIILGLYLAVFLVALDQTIIGVAIPKITDQFKSIEDIAWYGSAYFLTSTALQPSYGRIYKIFSVKWAFLIAVLIFEIGSLICAVAPSSTVLIVGRAIAGIGVAGIFSGAMVIISVTVPLPKRPLVFGMFGMVWGIASIAGPLLGGAFTDGVSWRWCFYINLPIGGVSLAVILFVLRLPDKNDFSGSPILERIQQLDLIGAGLLIPAIICLLLALQWGGNKYPWNNSRIIGLFVGFGVMAILFAFSQVKLADKATLPPRMFKNRSVLAATLFALFFGGAFFVLVYYLPIFFQSVKDSSAMKSGIQLLPLMLATVVSSMVMGGAVTAAGYYTPFLIGSTAIAAIGAGLVTMYEIDISTGKWIGYQIVLGAGVGAGFQIPMTAVQTVLPAEDIPIGTAAVMFFQTLGGALFIAVAQSVFQNGLISGLAKYAPTVDPTAIVKAGATEMRTVLTQLGQLDQLMNVIKAYMDGLRASYRVSLALVLVAFLASLLMEWKSVKKANNGEKKEVMVAAI